A window from Amblyomma americanum isolate KBUSLIRL-KWMA chromosome 7, ASM5285725v1, whole genome shotgun sequence encodes these proteins:
- the LOC144098753 gene encoding uncharacterized protein LOC144098753 codes for MATFSHWVWVVVWTQFVLFLTLSAPADGQKMYCPSKCLCLGQFFDCRRRGLTEMPRDLPSWVEILDISHNEFTVLDASSLQHITHLRRLKVAHNKLSAIPNLGSLAHLTDLNLAHNAIPQLTSDLKKLPALKNLDLSFNKITSIPSGIFTNRSKLQHLSLSSNKISSIEKGALSNLTSLETLLLNRNRLATIPKNLFLNLNNLKHLELDKNRIRAIEGLSFKGLETLESLSLRKNLISHLSDGAFYYLGKIQTLNLEFNNITAVTSGWLYGMSSLKRLNLTHNSITEANMGGWEYCKKLTHLELSFNNLQAITKSTFAKAESLRFLYLGHNAVSYIEEGAFKQLNQLKELYLDHNALSWTMEDTNGPFLGLSSLTLLTLSDNFIKSLTSRAFAGLGRLRSLDLSRNPITTISQGTFAPLRKRLTTLLLDSSSLLCDCNLLWLPAWIVHKGFQASVQVRCGHPPALEGLPVLDIAAENFTCNDFPKPQILLQSPENQVALKGQNITLVCKAATASASRLEFQWRKEQKFLSDVETEVSEKVEPNDVVVFTSYLHLRNIQNKDEGRYQCVIRNQFGSVYSNQSNISVYVLPTFVKTPSNLTVRAGGTARLECGATGQPTPTVSWQKDGGDDFPAARERRMHVMPTDDVFFVVSLKAADSGVYTCTARSRAGVVRANATLTVLEAPAFVRPMRSKQVAAGDTAVLECLSSGSPKPRLTWLKDGAPLVTTERHFLVAEAQLLVITDSRSSDSGQYACEMTNTLGIERGLSLLKVVPAKSTLGPLGPDAEGMTTGILVIVVVVSIVGTSLVWVLIIYNKMRKRERPTSSALPEAPPPTEPPARPPEQEPFLTAEANADGIHEARDVSADSGSDNSSKESGHQSCDDLTSQVDTSSQTFILGASRVPFFMRGRGEGSSLSSASGSSGQPSPPHVRAALTSFQPRAVTGTLSEQTTLRHLASRHPTMLGPCLPSGSPVHLRTESASGQARCLSEGQLGPRAASVPLARRHVRVRRGSSASSESSGASGGRGGGSSDERDSGFSTFPRSVRSWSSASLHCRLQPKEIAHTSGSVATVSSAGSQQSCCLTPASVSQQDVSSVAAGQQPAVTDVHLSPGRRRSKVTLNTSHKRPPQASAARQQAAATMATVV; via the exons GAAAGTTGCACACAACAAGCTCTCTGCGATCCCAAACCTTGGCTCGCTTGCACATCTAACTGATCTTAACCT AGCTCACAATGCCATACCACAGCTCACCAGTGACCTGAAGAAACTCCCTGCTCTGAAAAACCTGGACCTAAGCTTTAACAAGATCACATCCATTCCCAGTGGCATCTTCACAAATCGTTCAAAACTTCAACATTT ATCACTGAGTTCAAACAAAATTTCAAGTATAGAGAAAGGTGCTCTCAGCAACCTCACCAGTCTGGAGACTTTGCTGCTCAACAGGAATCGCCTCGCCACCATTCCCAAAAACCTGTTCCTGAATCTGAACAACCTGAAACACTT GGAACTGGACAAGAACCGGATCCGTGCAATCGAAGGACTGAGCTTCAAGGGCCTCGAGACGTTGGAATCTCTGAGCCTGCGCAAGAACCTCATCAGCCACCTCTCCGATGGGGCTTTTTACTACCTCGGCAAGATTCAGACTCT CAATCTGGAGTTCAACAACATCACAGCTGTAACCAGCGGATGGCTGTACGGCATGTCTTCATTAAAGCGGCT AAACTTGACCCACAATTCCATTACCGAGGCGAACATGGGCGGTTGGGAGTACTGCAAGAAGCTAACCCACTT GGAATTGAGCTTCAATAATCTTCAGGCCATTACTAAAAGCACTTTTGCAAAGGCCGAGTCTTTGCGCTTTCTCTACCTTGGACACAATGCGGTCTCATACATTGAAGAGGGGGCCTTCAAGCAGCTGAACCAGCTGAAGGAGCT ATATCTGGACCATAACGCTCTGTCGTGGACAATGGAGGACACGAACGGGCCCTTCCTGGGTCTGAGCAGCCTGACGCTTCTCACCCTGTCGGACAATTTCATCAAGTCCCTGACGTCAAGGGCGTTTGCCGGCCTGGGCCGCTTGCGCTCGCTGGATCTCTCGCGGAACCCCATCACCACCATCAGCCAGGGCACCTTTGCTCCCCTGCGCAAAAGACTGACCACTCT CCTGCTGGACAGCAGCAGCCTTCTGTGTGACTGCAACCTTCTCTGGCTGCCTGCATGGATCGTTCACAAGGGCTTCCAAGCCAGCGTTCAAGTGCGCTGCGGCCACCCACCAGCATTGGAGGGCCTGCCTGTGCTCGACATCGCTGCCGAGAACTTCACATGCA ATGATTTTCCCAAGCCTCAGATCTTGCTGCAAAGTCCCGAGAACCAGGTTGCACTCAAGGGCCAGAACATCACGCTTGTCTGCAAGGCAGCAACTGCAAGTGCTTCAAGACTGGAGTTTCAAtggagaaaagaacaaaaa TTCCTGTCCGATGTTGAGACAGAAGTCTCTGAAAAAGTAGAGCCGAACGATGTCGTGGTCTTCACAAGCTATCTGCACCTGAGGAATATCCAAAACAAGGATGAGGGGCGGTACCAGTGTGTGATTCGAAATCAGTTTGGCTCTGTCTACTCCAACCAGTCCAACATTAGTGTGTATG TCCTGCCTACGTTTGTCAAGACTCCATCCAACTTGACGGTGCGTGCGGGAGGCACAGCACGGCTTGAGTGCGGAGCCACGGGCCAGCCAACACCAACGGTGTCTTGGCAGAAGGACGGTGGGGACGACTTCCCAGCTGCCAGAGAGAGGCGAATGCATGTCATGCCCACTGACGACGTCTTCTTTGTTGTGAGTCTCAAGGCAGCCGACTCAGGAGTCTACACCTGCACTGCCCGCAGCCGAGCCGGTGTGGTGCGGGCCAACGCCACACTCACCGTGCTTG AAGCACCAGCATTTGTGCGCCCTATGCGGAGCAAGCAGGTGGCGGCCGGGGACACGGCAGTGCTGGAATGTCTGTCGTCAGGCAGCCCCAAGCCCCGGCTGACGTGGCTCAAGGATGGAGCACCCTTGGTGACCACCGAGCGCCACTTCTTGGTGGCCGAGGCACAGCTGTTAGTCATCACCGACAGCCGGTCCTCGGACTCGGGCCAGTATGCGTGCGAGATGACCAACACCCTGGGCATCGAGAGGGGGCTTTCCCTCCTCAAGGTGGTGCCAG CCAAGTCCACGCTGGGGCCCCTGGGTCCCGACGCGGAAGGCATGACCACGGGCATTCTGGTGATTGTGGTTGTGGTCAGCATCGTGGGGACTTCGCTGGTCTGGGTGCTTATCATCTACAACAAGATGCGCAAGAGGGAGCGTCCCACCTCCAGTGCACTTCCGGAGGCGCCGCCGCCCACGGAGCCTCCGGCGAGGCCTCCCGAGCAGGAGCCCTTCCTCACAGCTGAAGCCAATGCCGATGGCATCCACGAGGCACGGGACGTTTCTGCAGATTCGGGTTCTG ATAATTCAAGCAAGGAAAGTGGCCACCAAAGCTGTGATGACCTGACTTCTCAGGTGGACACCAGCAGTCAGACATTCATACTGGGTGCAAGCAGGGTGCCGTTCTTCATGCGAG GTCGAGGAGAAGGCAGCAGCCTGAGCTCggccagcggcagcagcggccagccAAGCCCTCCCCACGTGCGGGCGGCCCTGACTAGTTTTCAGCCTCGGGCAGTGACCGGCACTCTCTCGGAGCAGACGACACTGCGCCATTTGGCCTCAAGGCACCCCACCATGCTTGGGCCTTGTCTCCCCAGTGGCTCCCCTGTCCATTTGCGAACGGAGTCAGCAAGTGGACAAGCCCGATGTCTCTCGGAGGGCCAGCTGGGGCCCCGGGCGGCATCTGTTCCTCTTGCCCGCCGTCATGTCCGAGTCCGCCGTGGGTCCAGTGCAAGCAGTGAGAGCAGTGGAGCCAGCGGTGGTCGTGGTGGCGGCAGCAGTGACGAAAGAGACTCCGGCTTCTCCACATTCCCACGGAGTGTGCGGAGCTGGAGTTCAGCATCGTTGCATTGCCGGCTGCAACCCAAAG AAATTGCCCACACCAGTGGCAGCGTGGCAACAGTCAGCAGTGCCGGGTCCCAGCAGTCGTGCTGCCTCACGCCAGCTTCAGTGAGCCAGCAGGACGTGTCATCTGTGGCGGCAGGGCAACAGCCGGCAGTGACGGATGTCCACTTGTCCCCGGGGAGGCGGCGCAGCAAAGTAACCCTGAACACCAGCCACAAGAGGCCACCGCAAGCATCTGCTGCCCGTCAGCAGGCAGCAGCCACGATGGCCACAGTGGTCTAG
- the LOC144098752 gene encoding uncharacterized protein LOC144098752 produces MFSCQPNSVMPLKVVLKNFLNHFETLEARKKLGDDLFEAEFQSLKELTERLKLDPEYACAEGQKEVNRKKNRYKDILPYDLTRVILSEYPGVPGSDYINANLIKGASGSRAYIASQGPLPTTVMDFWRMIWECEVQVIIMACNEKESGKYKCERYWPNEGEKKQYGNITVELVKWKQVCPDFLLRTLRARCGPEERTLCQFHYWSWPDHGVPTSVGPIVDLVRLVRDCQASEALPVLVHCSAGCGRTGTICAIDYVWGLMRVGKLTDSFSLYQIIREMRMQRIAMVQTKEQYVLVHRVVAALFEQQLRIIDSHTYENLDEDGEPLLGSGGNIQSNDKIYENLDDLGLDCRSGEKENTENDEKCDKEKEVVAGSEESLSKAAPSQEAVPDTAGTEDASQKQARANRSMSWSPEPNSVATSSSALSSSDARGGSRSSVITDDEDSQSCKDDFVQTKKCFTKKKNSEDQAKAATLSRVRSLSATNICLDDAPPEKAETAESPGKIVGKATVIRRPSIARLKALFEKSDSEDVSGGEASRRRPVFRSYSQRVAPRRPSVAQVPDGVETPSVSRFKPLLSKRKSLGPSARKAKEFRDQEKNQKQQGASSSAASKKENQAEQSVSAISAKVMATPVQMVSSSTDASAKPPVLVTSWCGDGAGGGGGGGSNSVWEKNVLYKSFSSSNLAGLASSQGGSGVPVSKPLSGTSRNSFSSSVSSKIGQQCDPPPQLPTKKRTVQTFYAPLPFYTVDTARKSQTLPALSGADDGQPQKSEHLGSSIYDFLPRKDADVPPRLPPKTKFTKPQPPVVPISALNNTYVNVSDMILARNELMSRLSDGRYMNVSQEAKENMNRIENVIRQHPRGAIIDLTSRKSFNDRIASASISKYEQVWDGKTFVKRNLGGNEAEAVKGTITGQPVNVEGSQRYGARRDGCESGTFADGSSSKEKSATLPSAFRTHGHAGQKELSPHIARQDPLALSSSDMDTSDIYTTHDERSGTEYDTLFAESSDATETDAPCEKDATWKGLVGLHSGHAQSVPLQFVKNVPGSHTEQRVARIIDTEVKRPLPPYETIYPTQTGVISSSGRALYLASNPPPKPPRTYGYCSTKYEMGRVGATVGSPKKVQPPHESIYQVPPQPRTTPHMISRPLHRLPPSCDPLAFAPSSVPNFGSVPFVPVYHPRQGVSAIKSSDYENVYACRSAAVVDPQAMRQQGSRIVKHHSEYRPQIRVPRQEPVEATRPGNTAPPAKVPLQHSFSDASIYEALRGSLSHQQQQVQQEQQRLADIQAQYAVVVKPKKSGLQKSKTAVSESALLGPLGPSAPPRCRRQPQQDSADSSDGAGCKVEKQGAGDDVAQVHMKPNKKGSNTGGKSQSKEGSSSGSEGSGFISGTLSKAFGRLNPFYKSNSGSSEEAKKKPVTQPATTSPKKPEVPKKPSNISVLRMSKKRPAPQPKVSKAPDFSERPLSQGPNDSSGSEHWTQV; encoded by the exons ATGTTTTCGTGCCAGCCGAACAGCGTCATGCCTCTAAAAGTTGTTCTTAAGAACTTCTTGAATCACTTTGAAACTTTGGAAGCGCGCAAGAAACTGGGAGACGACCTTTTCGAAGCCGAGTTTCAG AGTTTGAAGGAACTGACAGAACGCCTGAAGCTTGATCCCGAATATGCCTGTGCTGAAGGTCAGAAAGAAGTCAACCGAAAGAAGAATAGATACAAAGACATTCTACCTT ATGACCTGACAAGGGTTATCTTGTCAGAGTACCCAGGAGTACCTGGTTCAGACTACATCAATGCCAACCTTATCAAG GGGGCCAGTGGCTCGAGAGCCTACATAGCGTCCCAGGGACCATTGCCAACTACAGTCATGGACTTTTGGAGAATGATCTGGGAGTGCGAGGTGCAAGTCATCATTATGGCCTGCAATGAGAAAGAATCCGGAAAG tacAAGTGTGAACGATACTGGCCTAACGAAGGAGAGAAGAAGCAGTATGGAAACATCACTGTTGAATTG GTAAAGTGGAAGCAGGTGTGCCCAGACTTCTTGCTGCGGACACTGCGCGCCCGCTGTGGGCCCGAGGAGCGTACCTTGTGCCAATTCCACTACTGGTCATGGCCAGATCATGGCGTGCCCACGTCCGTGGGGCCCATCGTGGACCTGGTACGGCTGGTACGGGACTGCCAGGCTTCCGAAGCCCTACCCGTGCTTGTCCACTGCAG TGCTGGATGTGGGAGGACTGGAACCATCTGTGCCATAGACTATGTGTGGGGCCTGATGAGGGTTGGG AAACTGACAGACTCCTTCAGCTTGTACCAAATCATCCGAGAAATGCGAATGCAAAGGATAGCCATGGTGCAAACTAAG GAACAATACGTACTTGTTCACCGTGTAGTGGCTGCCCTTTTCGAGCAGCAGTTGCGAATAATCGACAGCCACACATATGAGAACCTTGATGAGGATGGAGAGCCACTGCTAGGCTCGGGTGGCAACATTCAAAGCAACGACAAGATTTACGAAAACCTTGACGACCTCGGCCTGGATTGCAGGAGtggtgaaaaagaaaacactgagaATG atgAGAAATGTGATAAGGAAAAAGAAGTAGTTGCTGGTTCTGAGGAGTCCTTGTCAAAGGCTGCGCCATCACAGGAAGCTGTGCCTGACACGGCTGGCACTGAGGATGCCTCCCAAAAGCAGGCTCGGGCTAACCGCTCCATGTCATGGAGCCCTGAGCCCAACTCTGTGGCAACTTCGTCATCTGCGCTGTCATCATCTGATGCAAGAGGAGGCTCGCGCAGTTCAGTGATCACCGATGACGAAGACAGCCAGTCTTGCAAGGATGATTTCGTGCAGACCAAAAAGTGCTTTACCAAGAAGAAGAATAGTGAAGACCAGGCCAAGGCCGCAACCTTGAGCCGTGTGCGGAGTCTCTCTGCAACAAACATTTGCCTGGATGATGCCCCACCAGAGAAGGCAGAGACGGCAGAAAGTCCCGGAAAGATTGTTGGGAAAGCCACGGTTATCCGCCGTCCCAGCATAGCGAGGCTGAAAGCACTTTTCGAGAAGTCTGACTCGGAAGATGTCAGCGGTGGGGAGGCAAGTAGGAGGCGACCTGTTTTCCGGAGTTACAGCCAGAGAGTCGCACCGCGGCGGCCTTCAGTGGCTCAAGTGCCCGATGGTGTAGAGACACCATCTGTGTCCAGATTCAAACCACTGCTATCAAAGCGCAAGAGTTTGGGTCCGTCGGCGCGAAAAGCGAAGGAGTTCCGAGATCAAGAGAAGAACCAGAAACAGCAGGGAGCAAGTTCAAGTGCAGCTTCTAAAAAGGAGAATCAGGCGGAGCAGTCTGTGAGTGCAATTTCAGCCAAGGTCATGGCTACCCCGGTGCAAATGGTGAGCTCATCAACTGACGCCAGTGCTAAACCGCCAGTCCTTGTGACAAGTTGGTGTGGTGatggtgctggtggtggtggcggcggcggcagcaacaGTGTGTGGGAAAAGAACGTCCTCTATAAGTCATTCAGCAGTTCTAACCTTGCTGGCCTTGCTTCGTCACAAGGTGGCTCTGGTGTGCCAGTTTCGAAACCCCTCTCCGGAACTTCAAGGAATTCATTTTCCAGCAGCGTTTCATCAAAAATTGGCCAGCAGTGCGATCCACCACCGCAGTTGCCAACGAAAAAGCGAACAGTGCAAACCTTCTACGCTCCTCTTCCATTCTATACTGTCGACACAGCAAGAAAGTCTCAGACCCTTCCTGCTCTCAGTGGTGCTGACGATGGACAACCTCAGAAGAGTGAGCACCTGGGAAGCAGCATCTACGATTTCTTACCAAGGAAAGATGCTGATGTACCTCCCAGGCTTCCGCCAAAAACAAAATTCACAAAGCCACAGCCACCCGTTGTCCCAATATCAGCTTTGAATAACACTTACGTAAACGTGTCGGACATGATTCTGGCTAGAAACGAGCTAATGTCTCGTTTATCGGATGGCCGGTATATGAACGTCAGCCAGGAAGCAAAGGAGAATATGAATCGCATTGAGAATGTGATCAGGCAACATCCTCGTGGGGCTATAATTGATCTCACATCGAGGAAGTCATTCAACGAtcgcatcgcttcagcttccatTTCAAAGTATGAGCAGGTATGGGATGGGAAGACGTTTGTGAAGAGGAATCTCGGTGGCAACGAGGCTGAGGCAGTGAAGGGCACCATTACTGGTCAGCCTGTTAATGTTGAAGGAAGTCAGCGGTATGGTGCACGGAGAGACGGCTGTGAAAGTGGCACATTTGCGGATGGCTCCAGCAGCAAGGAAAAGTCGGCAACACTTCCCTCTGCATTTCGCACACATGGCCATGCTGGTCAGAAAGAGCTCTCACCTCACATTGCAAGGCAGGACCCCCTAGCTCTGTCTTCATCAGATATGGACACCTCAGACATCTACACAACACACGACGAAAGGTCGGGCACAGAGTATGATACGCTCTTTGCAGAGTCTAGTGATGCCACTGAAACCGACGCGCCTTGCGAAAAAGATGCAACGTGGAAAGGCTTGGTAGGTCTTCATTCGGGGCATGCGCAATCTGTGCCTCTGCAGTTTGTGAAGAATGTGCCTGGTTCACACACCGAGCAGCGTGTTGCCAGAATAATTGACACAGAAGTTAAGCGACCTTTGCCACCGTACGAGACCATCTACCCAACGCAGACCGGTGTTATCAGCAGCAGTGGCAGGGCCCTCTACTTGGCAAGTAATCCACCCCCGAAACCACCACGCACTTATGGCTACTGCAGTACCAAATACGAAATGGGACGCGTTGGTGCAACTGTGGGCTCACCGAAGAAAGTCCAACCACCTCATGAAAGCATATACCAAGTGCCTCCTCAACCAAGAACAACACCACACATGATATCTAGGCCACTTCACCGACTGCCACCTTCGTGTGATCCATTGGCCTTTGCGCCTTCATCAGTGCCAAACTTTGGCTCCGTCCCATTTGTTCCTGTGTACCACCCACGCCAGGGAGTGTCGGCCATCAAAAGCTCAGATTATGAAAACGTTTATGCCTGCCGCTCGGCAGCTGTGGTGGATCCACAGGCGATGAGGCAGCAGGGGTCGCGCATTGTGAAGCACCACTCCGAGTATCGTCCCCAAATCCGCGTACCTCGACAGGAGCCTGTGGAAGCCACAAGGCCTGGCAACACTGCACCACCTGCCAAGGTTCCCCTGCAGCACTCATTTTCTGATGCCAGCATCTACGAAGCACTTCGCGGTTCACTTtctcaccagcagcagcaggtgcAGCAAGAGCAGCAGAGACTAGCTGACATCCAAGCCCAGTATGCAGTCGTAGTGAAACCGAAGAAATCTGGCCTGCAGAAGAGCAAAACAGCAGTGTCTGAGAGTGCACTTCTGGGACCTCTAGGGCCCTCTGCTCCTCCGCGATGCCGGCGGCAACCACAGCAAGACTCCGCTG ATTCCTCTGATGGGGCAGGCTGCAAG GTCGAGAAGCAGGGAGCTGGTGATGATGTTGCACAGGTTCACATGAAGCCCAACAAGAAAGGGTCAAACACTGGAGGTAAAA GCCAGTCCAAGGAGGGAAGTTCTAGCGGCAGCGAAGGCAGTGGCTTCATCTCGGGAACTCTCAGCAAAGCCTTTGGGAGGTTGAACCCTTTCTACAAG